One part of the Aurantibacillus circumpalustris genome encodes these proteins:
- a CDS encoding TonB-dependent receptor, producing the protein MFIKKHIFLCGLFLISFLVKSQDCKLILRGVIEDQDNSETLGFAVVKLLKPEMIIQTNDKGEFVFSNLCEGEYQILVQHIGCNDTLFTIKLNKSKKILLKLPHSMNNLDEVDIMDKRTEMKKTQTVEQLSDEEIQKSKGQSLGDVLKNISGVTTLNTGATISKPMVHGMQGYRLLILNNGIRQEGQQWGNEHAPEIDPFIAKKFSVIKGVGAIRYGSDAIAGVVLVEPNELPDTAAMTGEVNLVGLSNGQTGAVSGLLEGSFEKLKGFSWRLQGSMKKGGNVKTPNYFLANTGLEEKNFSYALGYHRKKWGAEMYYSQFNSAIGIFQGSHIGNLTDLTKALQLNKPIDSLAAFSFSIDRPNQVIGHELIKGLTHYHFSSKWRAKILCAWQYNKRQEFDLRRLTTLEKETGKVAPDLDLGITSQTADAILEHDNIKAFRGIFGLSYMNQKNIYSGRFFIPNYISNSFGVFATERYVKRYIEMEVGIRYDEKHLQSYFYEGKDWKEHLRTFKNSTYNAGVIWKPNSVFNLFVNAGSAWRAPAPNELYSNGIHQGAATIERGNPDFKSETCYNLTATGIYKTKKLNLELSAYYNRFENFIYLSPSGELELTIRGAFPVFVYKQDKVKISGLDFKSNYLINNYFSFGLKGMIVRAWNYSISDYLIYMPSDRLDLNFKFKIPGKKMFQNTYFQINNQFVAKQWRSPLDVDFAPAPNGYSLLGLDLGTEVQIKKQKLLINLSATNLLNARYREYLDRFRYYADAIGVSYNVRITIPLLLYKKTN; encoded by the coding sequence ATGTTTATAAAAAAACACATATTCTTATGTGGTCTTTTTTTAATTAGCTTCTTAGTCAAATCGCAGGATTGCAAATTGATATTAAGAGGTGTTATTGAGGACCAGGATAATAGTGAAACTTTAGGATTCGCTGTTGTAAAGCTGCTTAAGCCTGAAATGATCATTCAAACAAATGACAAAGGTGAATTCGTGTTTTCTAATTTGTGTGAGGGTGAGTATCAAATTTTAGTTCAGCACATCGGTTGCAATGACACTCTGTTTACAATAAAACTCAACAAGTCAAAAAAAATTCTTTTGAAACTGCCTCACAGTATGAATAATCTTGATGAGGTGGATATTATGGACAAACGAACTGAGATGAAAAAAACACAAACTGTTGAGCAATTATCAGACGAAGAAATTCAAAAATCTAAAGGTCAGAGTTTGGGAGACGTTCTAAAAAACATAAGTGGCGTAACAACATTAAACACAGGCGCAACTATTTCTAAGCCAATGGTGCATGGTATGCAAGGGTACAGACTTTTGATTTTAAATAATGGTATCAGACAAGAAGGTCAACAATGGGGTAATGAACATGCTCCTGAGATAGATCCATTTATAGCAAAGAAATTTTCCGTGATAAAAGGAGTAGGGGCCATACGTTATGGAAGTGATGCTATTGCCGGTGTTGTTTTGGTTGAACCGAATGAATTACCCGACACTGCCGCTATGACTGGTGAGGTGAATTTAGTTGGTTTGAGTAACGGCCAGACTGGAGCAGTTTCAGGACTTTTGGAAGGTAGTTTCGAAAAACTCAAAGGCTTTAGTTGGCGCTTGCAAGGAAGTATGAAAAAAGGTGGTAACGTTAAAACACCAAACTATTTTCTTGCAAATACTGGTCTGGAAGAAAAAAACTTTTCTTATGCTTTGGGATATCACAGAAAAAAATGGGGAGCTGAAATGTATTACTCTCAGTTTAACTCTGCTATTGGAATTTTTCAAGGTTCACATATTGGAAATTTAACGGACTTAACTAAGGCACTACAACTTAATAAACCAATAGATAGTCTTGCAGCTTTTTCTTTTTCTATTGATCGTCCAAATCAGGTGATTGGACATGAACTCATTAAAGGCTTAACACATTACCATTTTTCTTCTAAGTGGCGAGCGAAAATTCTGTGTGCCTGGCAGTATAATAAACGACAAGAGTTTGACTTACGTCGCTTAACTACTTTAGAGAAAGAAACAGGCAAAGTAGCACCAGATCTTGATTTGGGTATTACTTCACAAACGGCTGATGCAATTTTAGAACACGATAACATAAAAGCGTTTAGAGGAATATTTGGTTTAAGTTATATGAATCAAAAAAACATTTATTCGGGACGTTTTTTTATTCCGAATTACATAAGCAATTCTTTTGGTGTATTTGCAACAGAGCGTTATGTGAAAAGATATATTGAAATGGAAGTTGGAATCCGCTACGATGAAAAGCATTTACAGTCTTATTTCTATGAAGGAAAGGATTGGAAAGAACATCTTAGAACTTTTAAAAATAGCACTTACAATGCCGGTGTAATTTGGAAACCAAATTCAGTGTTTAATTTATTTGTAAATGCAGGATCTGCCTGGCGTGCACCAGCACCTAATGAGTTGTACAGCAATGGCATTCATCAGGGAGCTGCAACAATTGAACGAGGGAATCCTGATTTTAAATCGGAAACCTGTTACAATTTAACAGCTACTGGTATTTATAAAACAAAAAAATTAAATCTAGAGTTGAGTGCTTACTACAATCGTTTTGAGAATTTTATTTATTTAAGTCCGAGTGGTGAATTAGAATTAACCATCCGGGGAGCCTTCCCAGTGTTTGTTTATAAACAAGATAAGGTAAAGATAAGTGGTCTTGATTTTAAATCAAATTATTTAATAAACAACTACTTTTCTTTTGGATTAAAAGGAATGATTGTGAGAGCTTGGAATTATAGTATAAGCGATTATCTTATTTATATGCCGTCAGACAGGTTAGACCTTAATTTTAAATTCAAAATTCCGGGTAAAAAAATGTTTCAAAATACCTATTTCCAAATCAATAATCAGTTTGTTGCAAAGCAATGGCGCTCTCCTTTGGACGTAGATTTTGCGCCTGCGCCAAATGGCTACTCTTTATTAGGGCTTGATTTAGGAACTGAGGTACAAATTAAAAAACAAAAATTATTAATAAATCTAAGTGCTACAAATTTACTAAATGCCCGTTACCGCGAATACCTCGACAGATTCAGGTATTACGCCGATGCAATAGGAGTTTCATATAATGTGCGCATTACAATTCCATTATTACTTTACAAAAAAACTAATTAA
- a CDS encoding UDP-N-acetylmuramoyl-tripeptide--D-alanyl-D-alanine ligase, with the protein MALPISIEKLYEVYLNSGQKICTDTRKLETDAMFFALKGSNFNANEFAQNAIEAGCSAAVVDDQKYVTNDKVLVVEDVLLTLQQLANFHRRQFKIPFLAITGSNGKTTNKELIKTVLSKKYNTLATIGNLNNHIGVPLTLLRVTEKHEFAIIEMGANHQGEIDALCKIAEPDYGLITNIGKAHLEGFGGIEGVKKGKSELYKFLKNSNAKAFINGDDEVLFELAFENDKITYGTKKLYDLIGKDCTNGDNVSFKMTTRYGDKDWNKHETIHTQIIGNYNFINCLASACVGNFFKVNDKQIKEALEQYVPDMNRSQLVKTKSNTIILDAYNANPNSMKVAIENFATYKAENKLLLLGDMYELGEYSIEEHQRIIDLLKEKKFKNVILVGEEFFKLSEGNPIAIGYKNFRTTLECKDYLQKAKVSENTVLIKGSRGMKMEILQEVL; encoded by the coding sequence ATGGCTCTTCCAATAAGTATTGAAAAACTGTATGAGGTTTATTTAAATTCAGGTCAGAAAATCTGCACCGACACGCGCAAGCTTGAAACAGATGCCATGTTCTTTGCGCTGAAAGGTTCTAATTTTAATGCAAATGAATTTGCACAAAACGCGATAGAAGCAGGATGCAGTGCGGCTGTTGTTGATGATCAAAAATACGTAACCAACGATAAGGTTTTAGTTGTAGAAGATGTTCTATTAACACTTCAACAACTTGCAAATTTTCATAGAAGACAATTCAAAATCCCGTTTTTGGCCATTACCGGTAGTAATGGTAAAACAACGAACAAGGAATTAATAAAAACAGTTCTTTCAAAAAAATACAACACACTCGCAACGATTGGAAATCTTAATAATCACATTGGTGTGCCGCTTACACTTTTGCGTGTAACAGAAAAACATGAATTTGCTATTATAGAAATGGGAGCAAATCATCAGGGTGAAATAGATGCACTGTGCAAAATTGCTGAACCAGATTATGGACTTATTACAAATATTGGTAAGGCTCACCTGGAAGGTTTTGGCGGTATTGAAGGTGTTAAGAAAGGTAAAAGTGAATTATATAAATTTCTAAAAAATAGCAACGCTAAGGCTTTTATTAATGGCGATGATGAGGTTTTGTTTGAGCTGGCGTTCGAGAATGATAAAATAACCTACGGAACTAAAAAGCTTTACGATTTAATTGGCAAAGATTGTACTAATGGGGACAATGTTAGCTTCAAGATGACAACACGTTATGGTGACAAAGATTGGAATAAGCATGAAACAATCCATACACAGATAATAGGAAATTATAATTTTATTAATTGCTTGGCTTCAGCTTGCGTTGGTAATTTTTTTAAGGTAAATGATAAACAAATAAAAGAGGCACTTGAACAGTATGTGCCTGATATGAATCGTTCACAATTAGTGAAGACAAAAAGCAATACAATTATTCTGGATGCTTATAATGCCAATCCTAATAGCATGAAGGTTGCAATTGAAAATTTTGCAACATATAAAGCGGAGAATAAACTACTTTTATTGGGTGATATGTATGAGCTTGGCGAATACAGCATAGAAGAACACCAGAGAATAATTGATTTATTAAAGGAAAAGAAATTTAAAAATGTGATCTTGGTTGGAGAAGAATTTTTTAAACTATCAGAAGGAAACCCGATAGCTATCGGATATAAAAATTTTAGAACAACATTGGAATGTAAAGATTATCTTCAAAAAGCTAAAGTATCAGAGAATACGGTGTTAATAAAGGGTTCTAGAGGAATGAAAATGGAAATTTTACAAGAGGTATTATAA
- a CDS encoding dicarboxylate/amino acid:cation symporter: MSYFKKNKLIGFIIIAMILGLILGYIINLSIDSNAFKYDRSLTEQISNPTIKKQVEKSLTKYEVHQLSEIKKSVASNFSILSDIFLNLIKMIIAPLVLAVLVMGVAKVGDFKSVGRIGLKTIVYFTSATLIALALGLVIVNVFEPGKVLHLERPEASIDAGIKSSKQTSKNFIDHVIPESIIRSMASNDILPIVVFALFFGVATAAVGEIGKPIIKAFDSIGHIMFKVTNYVMNFAPVGVFGAITAVVIQQGLSVLSAYGYLMLCFFGGLLFFVFGVLFAICIIFKINYFRLMKDIKEPILLAFSTASSESAMPQTIKALESHGISNRIVSFVLPLGYSFNLDGSIMYMTFATVFIAQSYGMDISAADQIKMMLILLITSKGMAGVPRASLVVIAGMLTMFKIPVEGLLLLLAVDQFLDMGRSATNVVGNAVASAVVARLEGEKF, translated from the coding sequence ATGAGCTATTTCAAAAAAAACAAATTAATTGGGTTTATTATTATTGCAATGATTTTGGGTCTAATACTAGGCTATATCATTAATCTATCAATTGATAGCAATGCATTTAAATACGATAGGTCGTTGACGGAACAGATATCAAATCCGACTATAAAAAAGCAAGTCGAAAAAAGTCTCACTAAATACGAAGTTCATCAATTAAGCGAGATTAAAAAAAGTGTAGCGTCTAATTTTTCAATACTAAGTGATATTTTTCTTAATCTAATAAAAATGATTATCGCTCCACTTGTTTTAGCAGTGCTCGTTATGGGTGTTGCCAAGGTGGGCGATTTTAAAAGCGTTGGGAGAATTGGTTTAAAAACGATTGTTTATTTTACAAGTGCAACATTAATTGCATTGGCTTTGGGCCTTGTAATTGTGAATGTGTTTGAACCTGGCAAAGTACTCCATTTAGAGCGTCCAGAGGCCTCTATTGATGCAGGAATCAAATCTTCTAAACAAACTTCTAAGAATTTTATTGATCATGTAATTCCTGAGAGTATTATTCGTTCTATGGCATCTAACGATATTTTACCTATTGTTGTATTTGCCTTATTTTTTGGTGTGGCAACTGCTGCTGTTGGAGAAATTGGAAAACCAATTATCAAAGCCTTTGATAGTATTGGACACATTATGTTTAAAGTAACGAACTACGTTATGAATTTCGCACCCGTAGGAGTGTTTGGTGCAATAACCGCAGTAGTCATTCAGCAAGGTTTATCAGTTCTTAGTGCATACGGTTACCTGATGCTCTGTTTTTTTGGAGGACTTTTATTTTTTGTTTTTGGAGTTTTATTTGCGATATGTATAATATTTAAAATAAATTATTTCAGATTGATGAAAGATATTAAAGAACCAATTTTACTAGCATTTAGCACAGCAAGCAGTGAGAGCGCCATGCCGCAGACGATTAAAGCTTTAGAGAGTCATGGTATTAGTAATCGCATTGTAAGCTTTGTTTTACCATTAGGTTATTCTTTTAATCTTGATGGTAGCATCATGTACATGACTTTTGCAACTGTATTTATAGCACAGAGCTATGGTATGGATATTTCAGCTGCAGATCAGATAAAAATGATGTTGATTCTGTTAATTACAAGTAAAGGAATGGCAGGAGTTCCCCGTGCCTCGCTCGTAGTAATTGCCGGAATGTTAACAATGTTTAAAATCCCTGTAGAAGGATTATTGTTATTATTGGCTGTCGATCAGTTTCTTGATATGGGTAGGAGTGCTACAAACGTAGTGGGTAATGCGGTTGCGAGTGCAGTAGTTGCCAGACTTGAGGGTGAAAAGTTTTAA
- the yidC gene encoding membrane protein insertase YidC, with translation MDKKSLIGLGLIAAILGVWLYFSGPSKEQIARNKQIRDSIETVQKEYAAIEAAKMAALPPVVADTLKQTVNLSESDKSIALNDKYKDFAISAVGKSETFVIENENVKATISNKGGQIEKVELKKYHRPDETGSLVLFNKDSTNFSLKLNAYDRSRLFSTDSFYFKSVSQTASSIILKLETSKPGSYMEFAYSLKPNDYIVESEIRFVGMQDIISQTEDQLQLNWSMLFPSQEKYIEKEKKAATIYFKQTINSPDYINPVKDEEKELSEADIKWVCFKQQFFNSTIVANNSFNKAGSFIKSSSRPNSTTVVKSVKSELGIPYNHGADEKFSYKFYFGPNHYYTISDYGWELESIIPMGWSIFSYINKWMVIPLFNWLGFMNLGIVILILTMVVKIVLLPIAYKTYMSGAKMRVLKPETDALNAKFEKNADPMKKQQEQMALYRKAGVNPLSGCIPLLLQFPILIALFNFMPAAIELRQQGFLWADDLSTFDSIWNFGYVPFINWAYGDHVSLFALMMFVSTLAYTYMNSSMMPQQNNQMPGMKFMMYFMPVIFLAVMNDYAAGLSWYYFLANMFTFLQNWIIKKIVSDQKIRLKLEANMKKPAKVSNFQKRLEDMAKQRQQAVKKR, from the coding sequence GTGGATAAAAAATCGTTAATCGGGCTGGGTTTAATAGCAGCAATTTTAGGTGTGTGGTTGTATTTTAGTGGACCCTCAAAAGAACAAATTGCAAGAAATAAACAAATTAGAGATTCAATTGAAACGGTTCAAAAAGAATATGCGGCAATAGAGGCCGCAAAGATGGCGGCTCTTCCTCCAGTGGTTGCTGATACGCTTAAACAAACCGTTAATTTATCTGAGTCTGATAAATCTATTGCTTTAAACGATAAATACAAAGACTTTGCAATTTCTGCAGTCGGAAAATCTGAAACCTTTGTTATTGAAAACGAAAACGTAAAAGCTACAATTTCTAATAAAGGCGGTCAAATAGAAAAAGTAGAATTAAAAAAATATCATCGCCCGGATGAGACTGGCAGCCTAGTACTGTTTAATAAAGACTCTACAAATTTTTCTTTAAAACTAAATGCTTACGACAGATCTCGTTTGTTTTCAACAGATAGTTTTTATTTTAAATCTGTTTCGCAAACTGCTTCAAGTATTATTTTAAAACTTGAAACGTCCAAACCTGGAAGTTACATGGAGTTCGCATACTCCCTTAAACCAAACGATTATATTGTTGAGTCTGAAATTCGTTTTGTTGGAATGCAAGACATCATCTCTCAAACAGAAGACCAATTGCAACTCAATTGGAGCATGTTATTCCCAAGTCAAGAAAAATATATTGAAAAAGAAAAAAAGGCCGCTACTATTTATTTTAAACAAACTATCAATAGTCCTGATTATATAAATCCTGTGAAGGATGAAGAAAAAGAATTAAGTGAAGCCGATATAAAATGGGTATGCTTTAAACAGCAATTTTTTAATTCGACTATTGTTGCAAATAATTCTTTTAATAAAGCAGGAAGTTTTATAAAATCATCTTCTCGCCCTAATTCAACTACGGTTGTAAAGTCTGTGAAAAGCGAATTAGGTATACCATACAACCATGGCGCAGATGAAAAATTTTCTTATAAATTTTATTTTGGACCAAATCACTATTATACAATTTCGGACTATGGCTGGGAACTTGAGAGCATTATTCCGATGGGTTGGAGCATCTTCAGTTACATTAATAAATGGATGGTTATTCCATTGTTTAATTGGTTAGGATTTATGAATCTAGGAATCGTGATTTTGATTCTAACTATGGTGGTAAAAATTGTATTGCTGCCGATTGCTTATAAAACATATATGAGCGGTGCAAAAATGCGTGTTTTAAAACCGGAAACGGACGCATTGAACGCCAAGTTTGAGAAGAACGCAGATCCAATGAAAAAACAACAAGAACAAATGGCACTTTATCGAAAGGCGGGTGTAAATCCATTGTCTGGTTGCATACCTCTGTTGTTACAATTTCCAATTTTAATCGCCCTGTTCAACTTTATGCCAGCTGCCATAGAGTTACGTCAGCAAGGTTTTTTATGGGCTGACGACTTAAGTACTTTTGATAGCATCTGGAATTTTGGATATGTACCATTTATTAATTGGGCTTATGGAGATCATGTGAGTTTGTTTGCCTTGATGATGTTTGTGAGCACATTGGCCTATACGTATATGAATAGCAGTATGATGCCACAGCAGAATAATCAAATGCCTGGAATGAAATTTATGATGTATTTTATGCCGGTAATATTTTTAGCCGTTATGAATGATTATGCTGCCGGACTTAGCTGGTATTATTTCTTAGCGAATATGTTCACGTTCTTGCAAAACTGGATTATTAAAAAGATTGTGAGCGATCAAAAAATTCGATTGAAGTTAGAAGCGAACATGAAAAAGCCAGCTAAGGTTTCAAATTTTCAGAAACGTTTAGAAGACATGGCTAAACAGAGGCAGCAAGCTGTAAAGAAAAGGTAA
- a CDS encoding SUMF1/EgtB/PvdO family nonheme iron enzyme, with the protein MNIKWIKNRRSLAFIMAVIVVSCSQERSPVTGWAYNDPANGGFEKPPYEEQETGPGLVLIEGGTFTMGRTENDVTYEWNNVPRRVTISSFYMDETEVSNLSYLEYLFWTNKVFGPVFPDIYYKALPDTLVWREKLAYNEPYVEYYLRHPAYRDYPVVGVNWLQANEFCAWRTDRVNEFILIREGLLEHTQAPSDQDYFSTEAYLSGKWQGQLKTKLPSFDGQNPERDVKMEDGIFLPKYRLPTEAEWEFAAYGLIGNTIGERITDRRIYPWNGHGVRNATDKYLGQINANFVRGAGDYMGTAGFLNDNADVTAPVYSYWPNDYGLYNMSGNVCEWVMDVYRPNTLQDADEFRPFRGNVFSTQVRDSTTLVGGLGGEIMTNVDGPIYQKFTHKVNNPTRHGTSVDPIEVVDSVLAIMTVDPQGNNNATPEGKSDIPGRVQWREVSSAVSTDNLDERRNYKAADYINYMDGDVNSSIYFAEGEDAYTEKAAKLMYEYAKTSLINDKSRVFKGGSWRDRAFFLVPGTRRYLDQRQASAWLGFRCSMTRVGSPVGLGSK; encoded by the coding sequence ATGAATATAAAATGGATAAAAAACCGTAGATCGCTAGCTTTTATTATGGCAGTTATCGTGGTTTCGTGCTCTCAGGAACGCTCTCCAGTGACTGGATGGGCTTATAATGACCCTGCAAACGGTGGTTTTGAGAAGCCGCCATATGAAGAGCAGGAAACTGGTCCTGGTCTTGTGCTTATCGAAGGTGGTACCTTTACTATGGGGCGTACAGAAAACGATGTTACCTATGAGTGGAATAATGTACCTCGAAGAGTGACGATATCTTCCTTTTATATGGATGAAACTGAAGTAAGTAATCTTTCTTATCTTGAATATTTATTTTGGACAAATAAGGTTTTTGGACCTGTTTTTCCAGATATTTACTACAAAGCGTTGCCCGATACGCTTGTTTGGCGTGAAAAATTGGCTTACAATGAGCCTTATGTAGAATATTACCTTCGTCATCCAGCTTATCGCGATTACCCTGTTGTGGGTGTAAATTGGTTACAAGCTAACGAATTTTGTGCTTGGAGAACGGATCGTGTTAATGAGTTTATTCTTATTCGCGAGGGTTTATTGGAACATACTCAAGCACCTTCTGATCAAGATTATTTCAGTACTGAAGCTTATCTTTCAGGAAAATGGCAAGGTCAGTTAAAAACCAAGCTTCCTTCATTTGACGGTCAAAACCCTGAGCGTGATGTTAAAATGGAAGACGGGATATTTTTACCAAAATACAGACTTCCAACAGAGGCTGAATGGGAATTCGCTGCTTATGGTTTAATTGGAAACACAATTGGAGAACGTATTACAGATCGTCGTATTTACCCATGGAATGGTCACGGCGTGCGTAATGCTACCGATAAATATTTAGGACAAATCAATGCGAATTTTGTAAGAGGGGCTGGTGACTACATGGGTACAGCTGGTTTCTTAAATGATAATGCTGACGTAACTGCTCCAGTATATAGCTACTGGCCTAATGATTATGGCTTATATAACATGTCAGGAAATGTATGTGAGTGGGTAATGGACGTTTATCGTCCAAATACACTTCAGGATGCGGATGAATTCCGTCCTTTCCGTGGTAATGTTTTTAGTACTCAGGTACGTGATAGTACTACTCTTGTTGGTGGTTTAGGTGGTGAGATTATGACAAATGTTGACGGACCAATTTACCAAAAATTCACGCATAAAGTTAATAACCCTACACGTCATGGAACGAGTGTTGATCCTATCGAGGTTGTTGATAGTGTTTTAGCGATAATGACTGTTGATCCACAAGGAAACAATAATGCTACGCCAGAAGGAAAATCTGATATTCCAGGTCGTGTTCAATGGAGAGAGGTTTCAAGTGCTGTATCAACAGATAATTTAGATGAGCGTAGAAACTATAAAGCCGCTGATTATATAAATTATATGGACGGTGACGTTAATTCGAGTATTTATTTTGCCGAAGGAGAAGATGCATACACCGAAAAGGCTGCAAAGTTAATGTATGAATATGCTAAAACATCTTTAATTAATGACAAGTCTCGTGTATTTAAAGGAGGTAGCTGGAGAGATCGCGCTTTCTTCTTAGTTCCTGGTACCCGTAGATATTTAGACCAACGCCAAGCTAGTGCATGGTTAGGATTCCGTTGTTCTATGACTCGTGTCGGTAGCCCAGTTGGCTTAGGTAGTAAATAA